In Methylophaga thalassica, one genomic interval encodes:
- a CDS encoding ExbD/TolR family protein has protein sequence MKVAQTIQHKKPDQDDSLVPLINIVFLMLIFFMVAGHISQSDPIKVQPPLSSSETKQIEQPLVIVVSDNGQVAIEQDIVDDNALLPVINKQFEAAADKDKFRILVKVDGSLPVERLQYVLSIIKQSGIKRVSLATQKQAEVS, from the coding sequence AAAACCAGATCAGGATGATAGTCTGGTACCACTGATAAATATTGTTTTTTTAATGCTTATCTTTTTTATGGTAGCAGGCCATATCAGTCAATCCGATCCAATTAAAGTCCAACCGCCTTTATCGTCTAGTGAGACAAAACAGATAGAGCAGCCTCTGGTTATTGTGGTATCTGACAATGGTCAAGTAGCGATTGAGCAGGACATTGTGGACGATAATGCATTATTACCCGTTATTAACAAGCAATTTGAGGCTGCAGCAGATAAAGACAAGTTTCGTATTTTAGTCAAAGTGGATGGCAGTTTGCCTGTCGAACGCTTACAGTACGTATTATCGATTATCAAACAGTCAGGTATTAAACGTGTTTCACTAGCCACACAAAAACAAGCGGAAGTGTCATGA
- a CDS encoding energy transducer TonB, with protein MTKHRYWIFALFIAVAIHAAGFAFFTYHAEDDDGAELEGLQGVEIDLGMLGDLGEVEKTEEQSTETEPEPEPQKEPEPEPQPVVEPEPVVEPEPVIEPKKVEAKQKTETKVKAQPKPKPQKVVEEVIEKEVEPVKPVKQHTVASSTTSTSDNKQTSQKKTTGQASTQLSGGQIAAQKSYYSELAATLAKHKRYPMASRRRGEEGIVKLFFIVDRTGKVLEFRITKSSGSARLDEAVISMLKKAQPLPSFPDDMTQSQLEVNVPIAFQLNS; from the coding sequence ATGACAAAACATCGTTATTGGATATTTGCGCTGTTTATAGCGGTTGCTATTCACGCCGCAGGCTTTGCTTTCTTTACTTATCATGCTGAAGACGATGATGGAGCTGAACTTGAGGGATTGCAGGGAGTAGAAATTGATCTCGGTATGCTGGGTGATCTTGGTGAAGTAGAGAAAACGGAAGAACAATCGACTGAAACCGAACCAGAGCCGGAGCCACAGAAAGAGCCAGAACCTGAACCTCAGCCCGTAGTGGAACCTGAACCTGTTGTTGAGCCTGAGCCGGTGATTGAGCCGAAAAAAGTGGAAGCAAAACAAAAAACAGAAACAAAAGTAAAAGCACAACCGAAGCCTAAACCACAAAAAGTGGTTGAAGAGGTAATTGAGAAAGAAGTAGAGCCGGTTAAGCCAGTTAAACAGCACACTGTAGCCAGTAGCACAACAAGCACAAGTGATAATAAACAAACATCACAGAAAAAGACTACCGGCCAAGCTAGTACTCAATTGAGTGGTGGTCAAATTGCTGCACAGAAATCGTATTACAGTGAACTCGCTGCTACGCTTGCTAAGCATAAGCGCTACCCTATGGCATCCAGGCGTCGTGGTGAAGAAGGGATTGTTAAACTCTTTTTTATTGTCGATCGTACCGGCAAGGTGCTGGAGTTTCGTATTACAAAAAGTTCAGGTTCAGCACGTTTGGATGAAGCTGTAATTAGCATGTTAAAAAAAGCACAGCCACTGCCATCGTTTCCTGATGATATGACGCAGTCTCAGCTCGAAGTTAATGTGCCTATTGCTTTCCAGTTAAATTCATAA
- a CDS encoding PepSY-associated TM helix domain-containing protein, translating into MRSIWVVAHRWFGLATAVFLFIAGLTGAIISWDHEVDEWLNPQLYKAKTQSLDNDLVSPLTLANKFEAENPQLMVSFMPLNIEADHSLLMTVMPRPLPETGKAAPVDFNQVAIDPATSEVQANRMWGQISLSRENILPFLYKLHYSMHIPDGFGIELGILFMGIIAIVWTIDSFIALWISFPKAKSWKKSFRFRWKKGGYKLNFDLHRSGGVWLWGFVVILAVTSISMNLNNEVMRPVISVFSELTPTPFDQRTPTALDEPVNAELTREQILPLAREQADKMGITDPAGGIFYASHYDVYGVGFYRPENDHGDGGLGNPWLYFDGKSGEYLGGKLPGQGTAGDIFIQAQFPLHSGRIIGLPGRVMVSIMGLMIAIFSVTGIIIWAKKRRARVSTRINQALSMSSSLH; encoded by the coding sequence ATGCGTTCAATCTGGGTCGTCGCTCACCGCTGGTTTGGTCTGGCTACGGCAGTTTTTCTGTTTATTGCTGGACTGACCGGGGCGATCATTTCATGGGATCATGAGGTCGATGAGTGGTTAAACCCTCAGCTTTATAAAGCAAAAACACAAAGCCTAGATAACGATTTGGTGAGTCCGTTAACACTTGCAAACAAATTCGAAGCGGAAAACCCACAGTTAATGGTCAGCTTTATGCCACTCAATATTGAAGCTGATCATAGTTTATTGATGACAGTGATGCCGAGACCTTTACCTGAAACAGGTAAGGCAGCACCTGTTGATTTCAATCAAGTTGCGATTGATCCTGCGACGTCAGAAGTCCAGGCAAACAGAATGTGGGGCCAGATATCACTGAGTCGAGAGAATATTCTTCCTTTTTTATACAAGCTACATTACAGCATGCATATTCCAGATGGTTTTGGTATAGAGCTAGGTATTCTCTTTATGGGAATTATTGCTATTGTCTGGACGATAGATAGCTTTATTGCATTATGGATTAGCTTCCCAAAAGCCAAAAGTTGGAAAAAGTCATTCCGGTTTCGCTGGAAAAAAGGCGGTTACAAATTAAACTTTGATTTGCACCGTTCTGGAGGCGTTTGGCTCTGGGGATTTGTAGTGATATTGGCTGTTACATCGATTTCGATGAATCTGAATAACGAAGTGATGCGACCAGTGATATCTGTTTTTTCTGAACTGACACCAACACCATTTGATCAGCGTACGCCCACAGCATTGGATGAGCCGGTGAATGCTGAACTGACACGCGAACAAATTTTACCCCTTGCGCGTGAGCAGGCCGATAAAATGGGGATTACAGATCCAGCCGGCGGTATTTTTTATGCATCTCACTACGATGTTTACGGGGTTGGTTTTTATAGACCAGAGAATGATCATGGTGATGGTGGTTTAGGTAATCCATGGCTGTATTTTGATGGTAAAAGTGGTGAATACCTTGGTGGTAAATTGCCGGGACAAGGAACTGCCGGAGATATTTTTATTCAAGCCCAATTCCCATTACACTCTGGCCGCATCATAGGTCTACCAGGGAGAGTGATGGTTTCTATCATGGGACTGATGATAGCGATTTTCAGCGTCACCGGTATTATTATCTGGGCAAAAAAACGCCGTGCCAGAGTCTCTACCCGAATCAATCAAGCGCTGAGTATGTCTTCTTCTCTCCACTAA
- a CDS encoding ATP-binding protein: protein MRIDWHQVYAAIWRSRSQKLKPVVRLDAVRMDELQGIDRQKQAIIENTQHFLEGKTSNHALLWGARGTGKSSLIKALLNEMAPQGLRIIQIDKDDLSFLPEILDELEEESEQFRFIIFCDDLSFEAGESSYKPLKTLLEGGLELPPEHVRLYATSNRRHLLPEKQSENQLSGLVDGEVHYADSLEDKLALSDRFGLTLSFYPANWENYFAIVEKLFADISTDKSQLHEAARLYAMGRGSHSGRTAKQFYQYYRAQF, encoded by the coding sequence ATGCGTATTGATTGGCATCAGGTTTATGCCGCCATTTGGCGAAGCCGGAGTCAAAAGTTAAAGCCGGTGGTTCGCCTTGACGCTGTTCGAATGGATGAACTGCAGGGAATCGATAGACAAAAACAAGCTATTATTGAAAACACACAGCATTTTCTGGAAGGCAAAACCAGCAATCATGCCTTGTTATGGGGAGCGAGAGGTACAGGTAAATCTTCTCTGATTAAGGCGCTCCTGAATGAAATGGCACCTCAAGGCTTACGTATCATTCAAATTGATAAAGATGATCTGAGTTTTCTGCCTGAAATCCTTGATGAGTTGGAAGAAGAAAGTGAGCAATTTCGCTTTATCATTTTTTGTGATGATCTATCGTTTGAAGCCGGTGAATCCAGTTATAAACCATTAAAAACCTTACTGGAAGGTGGATTGGAACTGCCCCCTGAACATGTCAGACTTTATGCTACATCAAACCGACGTCATCTATTGCCAGAAAAGCAGTCTGAAAATCAGCTAAGTGGATTAGTCGATGGTGAAGTGCATTATGCTGATAGCCTGGAAGACAAATTAGCCCTATCGGATAGGTTCGGACTGACCTTATCTTTCTACCCAGCTAACTGGGAAAATTATTTTGCTATAGTTGAAAAATTATTTGCCGATATCAGTACTGATAAGAGTCAATTACATGAGGCTGCCCGCCTTTACGCGATGGGAAGGGGGAGCCACAGTGGTAGAACGGCAAAACAGTTTTATCAATATTATCGTGCTCAGTTTTAG
- a CDS encoding bifunctional diguanylate cyclase/phosphodiesterase, with the protein MNRDNSFFEFDAENTISSTSKKPRWLVLSVEDNDTFQQSLVNALSRMIVQGHTMEVLTASSAKEARLILEKRPDINLILLDVVMESDDAGLRLVDYIRSTLNNPIIRIILLTGQPGVAPNRDVMEQYDIDDYWSKTDLGEEHLFNVMNGNLKTWRRMNELKSARQGLERVVTASQAISRQNDLPHFSQTVLEEIDRIIGITDGGIMSLKMTESLDLEKGSAVLAATGQYQPYVGQSITILENEILLKRIKKTIQQKQHMFVGRYSLLYFSFKQPNPVYYLIVVKSATALTESDIHLLKVFGENIYNGFANIALTEYLNELAFKHWQTGIYNRNWFCQQLVADEYWVEQAQIVLISIDRFSDITVTFGEKFAVQLLKTVHDELSQVEGIQAIAIISRDAFAILLDKSHVLSASRFDEILGKKNQIQRREHKIIAKAVSAQLDPSLNRSPERLLGQMESHLYRLRAVSSSHFHHVSLDNEAMFSKHLEMLNDFNIGLTKNEIHAYLQPKVDMVSGRLIGFEALARWFKSDGEMVPPDIFIPIAEASGLVEQLDKAILLQCCAAIKQLQAAGISVPISFNVSCHELLLSDFSSTILSLLEAEAISPHQVDMEITETLAMIDYEQVSATLRKLIALGMDVSIDDFGTGFSSLSHVTELAATTLKIDKSFVQYLGERESSEHVVDMIIRVATRFGLKVIAEGVETTLQRDKLIELGCTLGQGYFYARPMPIDEAVVWALKHQ; encoded by the coding sequence ATGAATCGAGACAATTCTTTTTTCGAGTTTGACGCCGAGAATACTATTTCCTCAACGTCGAAAAAGCCGCGTTGGTTAGTCCTCAGTGTAGAGGATAATGACACTTTTCAACAATCATTAGTCAATGCCTTATCAAGAATGATTGTACAAGGGCATACCATGGAAGTGCTCACAGCCTCTTCAGCAAAAGAGGCTCGACTTATCCTGGAAAAGCGTCCAGATATTAATTTGATACTCCTCGATGTTGTTATGGAATCGGATGATGCTGGCTTACGCTTAGTTGATTACATCCGCAGTACGCTCAATAATCCTATTATTCGAATTATTTTACTAACCGGGCAGCCCGGAGTCGCCCCCAATCGTGATGTGATGGAGCAGTATGATATTGACGATTACTGGTCTAAAACCGACTTGGGTGAAGAGCACTTATTCAATGTGATGAATGGTAATCTGAAAACCTGGCGTCGCATGAACGAGTTAAAAAGTGCCCGTCAGGGATTAGAAAGAGTCGTCACTGCTTCACAAGCCATTTCAAGACAGAACGACTTACCCCATTTTTCGCAAACTGTGCTTGAAGAAATCGACCGGATTATCGGGATCACCGACGGCGGTATTATGAGTTTGAAAATGACGGAGTCGCTTGATTTAGAAAAAGGCTCCGCCGTTTTAGCGGCAACAGGCCAATATCAACCTTATGTAGGTCAATCAATTACTATTCTGGAAAATGAAATCCTGTTAAAAAGAATAAAAAAAACGATACAGCAAAAACAGCACATGTTTGTAGGACGCTATTCGTTATTGTATTTTTCATTTAAACAGCCTAATCCGGTTTATTATCTAATTGTCGTCAAGTCCGCCACAGCATTAACTGAGTCAGATATTCACTTACTAAAGGTCTTTGGCGAGAATATCTACAATGGTTTTGCCAATATTGCACTCACAGAATATTTAAACGAACTGGCATTCAAACATTGGCAAACCGGGATATATAATCGGAACTGGTTTTGTCAACAACTGGTTGCTGATGAGTATTGGGTTGAGCAGGCACAAATTGTTTTAATTTCGATTGATAGATTCAGTGATATTACGGTGACTTTTGGTGAGAAGTTTGCCGTTCAATTATTAAAGACAGTGCACGACGAGTTATCACAAGTTGAAGGAATACAAGCGATAGCCATCATCAGTCGGGACGCATTTGCAATTTTATTGGATAAGTCACATGTACTATCTGCTTCAAGATTTGATGAGATATTAGGTAAGAAAAACCAGATCCAGCGTCGTGAGCATAAGATTATTGCGAAAGCAGTTTCAGCTCAGTTAGATCCATCATTGAACCGAAGTCCCGAGCGTTTACTTGGACAAATGGAGAGTCACCTATATCGTCTCAGAGCCGTCAGTAGCAGCCATTTTCACCACGTTTCGTTAGACAACGAAGCCATGTTTTCTAAGCATTTGGAAATGTTGAATGATTTCAATATTGGTCTGACAAAAAATGAAATACACGCCTACCTTCAACCCAAAGTCGATATGGTGAGCGGGAGATTGATTGGTTTTGAGGCACTGGCACGCTGGTTTAAATCAGATGGTGAAATGGTACCGCCAGATATTTTTATCCCTATTGCTGAAGCATCAGGCTTAGTGGAGCAGTTAGATAAAGCCATATTATTGCAATGCTGTGCGGCCATCAAACAATTACAGGCTGCTGGGATAAGTGTACCTATTTCTTTTAATGTCTCCTGCCATGAATTATTACTCAGTGATTTTTCCTCTACTATTCTGTCATTACTTGAGGCAGAAGCTATTTCGCCGCATCAGGTCGATATGGAAATAACTGAAACCTTAGCCATGATTGATTATGAGCAGGTATCAGCAACATTGAGAAAGCTGATTGCTCTTGGAATGGATGTGAGTATTGATGACTTTGGTACTGGTTTCTCTTCTTTATCACATGTGACAGAACTGGCTGCAACTACCTTAAAAATTGATAAATCGTTCGTGCAGTATCTTGGTGAAAGAGAATCGTCTGAACATGTGGTAGATATGATCATACGGGTAGCGACACGGTTCGGACTCAAAGTGATTGCTGAAGGTGTCGAAACCACACTGCAAAGGGATAAGTTGATTGAACTTGGATGTACTTTAGGGCAGGGCTATTTTTATGCCAGACCAATGCCTATTGATGAGGCGGTTGTGTGGGCACTAAAACACCAGTAA
- a CDS encoding sensor histidine kinase, whose protein sequence is MGTKTPVTASETKGFDLPLIFRNVWQSLVILYLPIFFVISFLSYHIYLQILESNYQPYFEAQQNRLDNAMNTFSRELGHIQQLIRLLRYNQQFEQSLPFGQPPDFSSIEKMFTDFSNVSSYISQVRWLDKHGMEKVRVNINGDDIIVVEQKQLQDKSKRDYFQAGMKLRGDDVFISAINPNIENGKVIIPLEKTIRAVMHTAPEDGLQDGVLIINFVLNDMLESLNQGQSNKLRIIDNKGYWIMHPNASLDFRSYTDYLVRTNTLLQADVIRTILKQQPLHNFIKDNRLISYSVIDLGDNTAESRHRLFFIDSSEPDLLNDVEQKVALIVFSPAISILLIVLFLIWRFLHDGRKQYDLFRELAIEKEALSLSNQQLKIAYEQQQQMQDSMVELRKLSSMGMMVAGLAHELNTPLGGASLTLSSLDSSRRQLALAVTEGLRKSDLQDYLTQTADTIELAQKNLRRGIDLVTSFKRLAVDRHTDEATEFDLMLVIKDVTTTSLPRLKGLDIRVDISGPEELVIQSYAGIISQLFQNMIDNAIAHGFAGRAGGQVQIDVFQETLDHVTVTISDNGNGIEADRLKKIFDPFETNARGEGHTGLGLHLCHQWITQLLHGSISVSSQPGKGTSFILVIPVQLNEPG, encoded by the coding sequence GTGGGCACTAAAACACCAGTAACAGCCTCTGAAACCAAGGGATTTGATCTGCCATTAATATTCAGAAATGTATGGCAAAGCCTGGTTATTCTCTATCTGCCCATTTTCTTTGTTATCAGCTTTCTCAGTTATCACATTTATCTTCAAATACTTGAATCAAATTATCAGCCGTATTTTGAAGCACAGCAAAATCGGCTCGATAATGCTATGAATACTTTTTCAAGAGAACTGGGACATATCCAACAGTTAATTCGTCTGCTTCGTTACAATCAACAGTTTGAACAATCATTGCCGTTTGGCCAGCCGCCGGATTTTTCTTCAATAGAAAAGATGTTTACTGATTTCTCAAACGTTTCATCTTATATCAGTCAGGTGCGGTGGCTGGATAAGCATGGGATGGAAAAAGTCCGAGTCAATATCAATGGCGATGACATCATCGTTGTTGAGCAAAAACAATTACAAGATAAATCTAAACGCGACTATTTTCAGGCAGGGATGAAGCTTCGGGGAGATGACGTATTTATTTCAGCAATAAACCCCAATATTGAAAATGGGAAAGTCATCATCCCTCTGGAAAAAACTATCCGGGCAGTGATGCATACTGCGCCGGAGGATGGTTTACAGGATGGGGTGTTAATCATCAATTTTGTGTTAAATGATATGCTTGAGTCCCTCAACCAGGGGCAAAGCAATAAATTACGCATAATTGATAATAAAGGTTATTGGATTATGCATCCTAATGCTTCGCTTGATTTTCGTTCGTATACAGACTACCTCGTCAGAACGAACACCTTACTACAAGCTGATGTCATCAGAACTATACTTAAGCAACAGCCATTACATAACTTCATAAAAGACAACAGGCTGATCAGTTACAGTGTTATAGATCTTGGTGATAATACGGCCGAGAGTCGTCACCGCCTGTTTTTTATTGATAGCTCCGAACCGGATTTATTAAATGATGTCGAGCAAAAAGTTGCTTTAATTGTCTTTAGTCCGGCTATATCGATTTTGCTGATTGTCTTGTTTTTGATTTGGCGTTTTCTTCACGATGGACGAAAACAGTATGACTTGTTCAGAGAACTGGCTATAGAGAAAGAGGCATTATCTCTCTCTAATCAACAATTAAAGATTGCCTATGAACAACAACAGCAAATGCAGGACTCCATGGTCGAACTGCGTAAGCTGTCTTCAATGGGGATGATGGTGGCAGGTTTAGCTCATGAATTAAATACGCCGTTAGGCGGTGCTTCACTGACATTATCGAGCCTTGATTCATCCCGTAGACAACTAGCTTTAGCGGTCACGGAGGGGTTGAGAAAAAGTGATCTTCAGGATTATTTAACACAGACGGCCGATACGATTGAACTTGCTCAAAAAAATCTACGAAGAGGCATTGATTTAGTCACCAGTTTTAAACGTCTGGCGGTTGACCGACATACTGATGAGGCAACAGAATTTGATTTAATGCTGGTGATTAAAGATGTCACCACAACGTCTTTACCCAGACTGAAGGGGTTGGATATTCGTGTGGATATATCTGGGCCTGAAGAGCTAGTGATACAGAGTTACGCTGGCATTATTTCGCAGTTATTCCAGAACATGATTGATAATGCGATTGCACATGGTTTCGCTGGACGTGCTGGCGGGCAAGTTCAGATAGACGTTTTTCAGGAAACACTAGATCATGTGACGGTAACAATCTCTGATAATGGCAACGGTATTGAGGCGGATCGATTGAAAAAAATCTTTGATCCGTTTGAAACTAACGCGAGGGGAGAAGGACACACAGGGCTGGGATTACACCTTTGCCATCAGTGGATCACACAGTTGTTACACGGCTCAATTAGCGTAAGCTCACAGCCTGGTAAAGGCACTTCCTTCATACTGGTTATTCCTGTTCAGCTGAATGAGCCGGGATAA